Proteins encoded in a region of the Chiloscyllium punctatum isolate Juve2018m chromosome 16, sChiPun1.3, whole genome shotgun sequence genome:
- the LOC140487202 gene encoding uncharacterized protein, which produces MEKPEESHPMEKRWKCGDCGKGFHFPSALETHRRSHTGERPFPCTDCGKAFRHSSHLLAHQRDHTGERPFGCPDCGKAFMFFSALLAHRRIHTGERPFSCSECGKGFNYCSDLLRHQRVHSGERPFSCPECGKAFSNYSNLQTHQRVHTGERPFSCPECGKAFTQVSTLLRHQRIHTGERPFTCSQCGKGFTRSFHLQKHQRVHVPSQGN; this is translated from the coding sequence atggagaaacctgaggaatcccaCCCCATGGAGAAAcggtggaagtgtggcgactgtgggaaaggctttcatttcccgtctgccctggagacccatcggcgcagtcacaccggggagaggccattcccctgcaccgactgcgggaaggccttcagacattcctcccacctgctggcccaccagcgggaccacacgggggagagacccttcGGCTGTCCCgattgtgggaaggccttcatgTTTTTCTCTGCCCTGTTGGCCCACCGGAgaatccacacgggggagaggccgttcagctgctctgagtgtgggaagggcttcaacTATTGCTctgacctgctgaggcaccaacgGGTTCActcaggggagaggcccttcagctgccccgagtgcgggaaggccttcagcaattactccaacctccagacccaccagcgagtgcacacgggggagaggcccttcagctgccccgagtgtgggaaggcctttacccaggtctccaccctgctgagacaccagcggatccacaccggggagaggccattcacctgctctcagtgcgggaagggcttcacccgctCCTTCCATCTGCagaagcaccagcgagttcacgtgccatcgcaggggaattga